In one window of Thunnus thynnus chromosome 23, fThuThy2.1, whole genome shotgun sequence DNA:
- the hgfa gene encoding hepatocyte growth factor a isoform X1, producing MRTNVWIYQALVCVVVLDTGCCRRTHQSLQKYEKTESHMLVCTDCPQPSLVRSSRSQEHCARKCKKVKKNFNCRAFNFQRHNRKCHLLPFDRFTHGVQKQANTNFTLYEKKDYIRECIIGTKDNYRGRRSWTKSNITCQAWSDNNINEHTFYPDRYPTQDLRENFCRNPNNDPGGPWCYTTDPNVRAEECGIPQCSEEVCITCNGEDYRGKVDHTESGKDCQRWDSARPHKHHFQPKKYKDKDLKDNYCRNPDNRMRPWCYTTDPKTPWEYCNITVCDSNSNEDTDVNVTTSCVQGKGTDYRGTMNVTPEGVTCQRWDSQFPHNHSFLPKNFKCNFCVCYRDLRENYCRNPDGADYPWCFTTDPNQRIANCTHIPRCDAEATQKMECYEANGETYRGTLSITRSGIPCADWTHHINSGDSHSTVSHVGLEKNYCRNPDQDKHGPWCYTNPNNRLAWDYCKLKHCESATVAPQPEALTRPKISCFVHINTRIVGGHQVQGTDGSWVVSIQREKVHLCGGSLIREDWVLTDQQCFTSCVPDLREYSVQVGLRQLNESSNHPRLRISRLICGPEGSNLVMLKLADPAPVSEGASTIHLPVKECHITEGTNCTMYGWGETKNTERDETLNAVTMPMVNNDMCSQIKGDAGESRICAGGKRGEGVCDKDNGGPLVCQEHERKVIIGVSIQRTKCASSQPALFVNVAFYSEWIYKVFKFYPSLERN from the exons ATGAGGACAAACGTATGGATTTACCAAGCTCtggtgtgtgttgtggtgttggATACAG GTTGCTGTAGAAGGACTCACCAGTCATTACAAAAGTATGAGAAGACTGAGAGCCACATGCTGGTTTGCACAGACTGTCCTCAGCCCTCTTTGGTACGAAGTAGCCGATCACAGGAACACTGCGCCCGCAAGTGCAAGAAGGTCAAGAAAAACTTCAACTGCAG GGCTTTCAACTTTCAAAGGCACAACAGGAAATGCCACTTGCTTCCCTTTGACCGTTTCACACACGGTGTGCAGAAGCAGGCCAACACCAACTTCactttgtatgaaaaaaaag ATTATATAAGGGAGTGTATCATCGGCACCAAGGACAACTACAGAGGGAGGAGGTCTTGGACAAAGTCAAACATAACTTGCCAAGCTTGGTCTGATAATAACATCAATGAGCACAC GTTTTATCCTGATAGGTACCCAACGCAAGACTTGAGGGAGAACTTCTGTCGGAATCCCAACAACGATCCTGGTGGTCCGTGGTGCTACACCACAGATCCCAACGTACGAGCTGAGGAGTGTGGCATACCACAGTGTTCAGAGG AGGTTTGTATTACGTGTAACGGAGAGGATTACCGGGGCAAAGTAGACCATACAGAGAGCGGCAAGGATTGTCAGAGATGGGACTCAGCAAGGCCTCACAAACACCACTTCCAGCCCAAAAA GTACAAGGACAAAGATTTAAAGGACAACTACTGTCGTAACCCAGATAATCGTATGCGTCCCTGGTGCTACACCACGGATCCCAAAACTCCATGGGAGTACTGCAACATCACTGTGTGTG ACTCTAACTCCAATGAAGACAcagatgtaaatgtaacaaCATCCTGTGTCCAGGGAAAGGGCACAGATTACCGAGGCACAATGAATGTCACTCCAGAGGGTGTGACATGTCAGCGTTGGGACTCCCAGTTCCCCCATAACCACTCCTTTCTTCCTAAGAACTTCAAATGCAA tttttgtgtgtgttatagaGACCTCCGAGAGAACTACTGCCGTAACCCTGATGGTGCAGATTACCCATGGTGCTTCACTACAGACCCTAATCAGAGGATAGCCAACTGCACCCACATCCCCAGGTGTGATGCTGAGGCCACACAAAAAATGG AGTGTTATGAAGCCAATGGAGAGACATACCGGGGCACTTTATCCATAACTCGATCAGGGATTCCTTGTGCAGACTGGACACATCACATAAACAG tgGGGATTCTCACTCTACAGTATCCCATGTAGGGTTGGAGAAGAACTACTGCCGGAACCCAGACCAGGACAAGCATGGTCCTTGGTGTTACACCAACCCAAATAACCGCTTGGCTTGGGACTACTGCAAACTGAAGCACT GTGAATCAGCTACAGTGGCTCCTCAACCAGAGG CTCTAACCAGACCCAAGATATCATGCTTTGTGCATATAAACACCAGAATTGTTGGAGGACACCAAGTTCAAGGCACAGATGGCAGCTGGGTTGTAAGCATCCAAAGAGA GAAGGTTCATTTGTGTGGTGGCTCACTGATCAGAGAAGACTGGGTTTTGACAGACCAACAATGCTTCACGTCCTG TGTTCCAGATCTCAGGGAGTACAGTGTGCAGGTCGGTCTACGGCAGCTCAATGAGTCCTCAAACCACCCAAGACTACGCATCTCTCGTCTGATCTGTGGCCCAGAAGGATCCAACCTGGTTATGCTGAAACTAGCGGA TCCTGCCCCTGTGTCTGAGGGTGCCTCCACTATTCATCTTCCAGTAAAAGAGTGTCACATCACCGAGGGCACCAACTGCACCATGTATGGATGGGGGGAAACCAAAA ATACAGAACGTGATGAGACACTGAATGCTGTGACTATGCCAATGGTCAACAATGACATGTGCTCACAAATCAAAGGGGATGCTGGGGAAAGCAGGATATGTGCTGGCGGCAAGAGAGGAGAAGGTGTATGTGAT AAAGACAATGGTGGCCCATTGGTCTGCCAAGAACATGAGCGCAAAGTCATCATCGGTGTGAGCATCCAAAGGACAAAATGTGCCTCATCGCAGCCTGCACTTTTTGTTAATGTTGCTTTCTACTCTGAGTGGATATACAAAGTGTTCAAATTTTACCCCAGTTTGGAGAGGAACTGA
- the hgfa gene encoding hepatocyte growth factor a isoform X2: protein MRTNVWIYQALVCVVVLDTGCCRRTHQSLQKYEKTESHMLVCTDCPQPSLVRSSRSQEHCARKCKKVKKNFNCRAFNFQRHNRKCHLLPFDRFTHGVQKQANTNFTLYEKKDYIRECIIGTKDNYRGRRSWTKSNITCQAWSDNNINEHTFYPDRYPTQDLRENFCRNPNNDPGGPWCYTTDPNVRAEECGIPQCSEEVCITCNGEDYRGKVDHTESGKDCQRWDSARPHKHHFQPKKYKDKDLKDNYCRNPDNRMRPWCYTTDPKTPWEYCNITVCDSNSNEDTDVNVTTSCVQGKGTDYRGTMNVTPEGVTCQRWDSQFPHNHSFLPKNFKCKDLRENYCRNPDGADYPWCFTTDPNQRIANCTHIPRCDAEATQKMECYEANGETYRGTLSITRSGIPCADWTHHINSGDSHSTVSHVGLEKNYCRNPDQDKHGPWCYTNPNNRLAWDYCKLKHCESATVAPQPEALTRPKISCFVHINTRIVGGHQVQGTDGSWVVSIQREKVHLCGGSLIREDWVLTDQQCFTSCVPDLREYSVQVGLRQLNESSNHPRLRISRLICGPEGSNLVMLKLADPAPVSEGASTIHLPVKECHITEGTNCTMYGWGETKNTERDETLNAVTMPMVNNDMCSQIKGDAGESRICAGGKRGEGVCDKDNGGPLVCQEHERKVIIGVSIQRTKCASSQPALFVNVAFYSEWIYKVFKFYPSLERN from the exons ATGAGGACAAACGTATGGATTTACCAAGCTCtggtgtgtgttgtggtgttggATACAG GTTGCTGTAGAAGGACTCACCAGTCATTACAAAAGTATGAGAAGACTGAGAGCCACATGCTGGTTTGCACAGACTGTCCTCAGCCCTCTTTGGTACGAAGTAGCCGATCACAGGAACACTGCGCCCGCAAGTGCAAGAAGGTCAAGAAAAACTTCAACTGCAG GGCTTTCAACTTTCAAAGGCACAACAGGAAATGCCACTTGCTTCCCTTTGACCGTTTCACACACGGTGTGCAGAAGCAGGCCAACACCAACTTCactttgtatgaaaaaaaag ATTATATAAGGGAGTGTATCATCGGCACCAAGGACAACTACAGAGGGAGGAGGTCTTGGACAAAGTCAAACATAACTTGCCAAGCTTGGTCTGATAATAACATCAATGAGCACAC GTTTTATCCTGATAGGTACCCAACGCAAGACTTGAGGGAGAACTTCTGTCGGAATCCCAACAACGATCCTGGTGGTCCGTGGTGCTACACCACAGATCCCAACGTACGAGCTGAGGAGTGTGGCATACCACAGTGTTCAGAGG AGGTTTGTATTACGTGTAACGGAGAGGATTACCGGGGCAAAGTAGACCATACAGAGAGCGGCAAGGATTGTCAGAGATGGGACTCAGCAAGGCCTCACAAACACCACTTCCAGCCCAAAAA GTACAAGGACAAAGATTTAAAGGACAACTACTGTCGTAACCCAGATAATCGTATGCGTCCCTGGTGCTACACCACGGATCCCAAAACTCCATGGGAGTACTGCAACATCACTGTGTGTG ACTCTAACTCCAATGAAGACAcagatgtaaatgtaacaaCATCCTGTGTCCAGGGAAAGGGCACAGATTACCGAGGCACAATGAATGTCACTCCAGAGGGTGTGACATGTCAGCGTTGGGACTCCCAGTTCCCCCATAACCACTCCTTTCTTCCTAAGAACTTCAAATGCAA aGACCTCCGAGAGAACTACTGCCGTAACCCTGATGGTGCAGATTACCCATGGTGCTTCACTACAGACCCTAATCAGAGGATAGCCAACTGCACCCACATCCCCAGGTGTGATGCTGAGGCCACACAAAAAATGG AGTGTTATGAAGCCAATGGAGAGACATACCGGGGCACTTTATCCATAACTCGATCAGGGATTCCTTGTGCAGACTGGACACATCACATAAACAG tgGGGATTCTCACTCTACAGTATCCCATGTAGGGTTGGAGAAGAACTACTGCCGGAACCCAGACCAGGACAAGCATGGTCCTTGGTGTTACACCAACCCAAATAACCGCTTGGCTTGGGACTACTGCAAACTGAAGCACT GTGAATCAGCTACAGTGGCTCCTCAACCAGAGG CTCTAACCAGACCCAAGATATCATGCTTTGTGCATATAAACACCAGAATTGTTGGAGGACACCAAGTTCAAGGCACAGATGGCAGCTGGGTTGTAAGCATCCAAAGAGA GAAGGTTCATTTGTGTGGTGGCTCACTGATCAGAGAAGACTGGGTTTTGACAGACCAACAATGCTTCACGTCCTG TGTTCCAGATCTCAGGGAGTACAGTGTGCAGGTCGGTCTACGGCAGCTCAATGAGTCCTCAAACCACCCAAGACTACGCATCTCTCGTCTGATCTGTGGCCCAGAAGGATCCAACCTGGTTATGCTGAAACTAGCGGA TCCTGCCCCTGTGTCTGAGGGTGCCTCCACTATTCATCTTCCAGTAAAAGAGTGTCACATCACCGAGGGCACCAACTGCACCATGTATGGATGGGGGGAAACCAAAA ATACAGAACGTGATGAGACACTGAATGCTGTGACTATGCCAATGGTCAACAATGACATGTGCTCACAAATCAAAGGGGATGCTGGGGAAAGCAGGATATGTGCTGGCGGCAAGAGAGGAGAAGGTGTATGTGAT AAAGACAATGGTGGCCCATTGGTCTGCCAAGAACATGAGCGCAAAGTCATCATCGGTGTGAGCATCCAAAGGACAAAATGTGCCTCATCGCAGCCTGCACTTTTTGTTAATGTTGCTTTCTACTCTGAGTGGATATACAAAGTGTTCAAATTTTACCCCAGTTTGGAGAGGAACTGA
- the LOC137175719 gene encoding paired box protein Pax-4-like, which produces MFLNGRPLPESKRRKMIELASEGVRPSQISKILRVSSGCVSKILSRYRRTGLLVPKTIGGSRPRLLTPGVISTIIQCKRENPTIFAWEIRKRLTAARTCKASKVPSVSSINRILRKIHLDHGPMCMEINAHITTEQGFDAMIQEEVNEREMLETVCSDDKKHKGVQHRNRTTFTPEQSRALEQEFSHSHYADIYTREKLSAEIKLPEDTIKVWFSNRRAKWRREAKQRSSTQTTDLQKQKDFYPVNPTMPHSFTPQQTTGVYCSASDACQSYSAVPRKLQDGYIFPAERSVGNSERLTSISMPPSSRHQPNDILTMTEKTPFTLHTDRLTFPLVHHPTDTRTCLPLATETIRTDFPVTHCWNQQGISFTLSEYQTDERFLFGQPWDVNPHRYLD; this is translated from the exons ATGTTTCTCAACGGCAGACCTCTCCCAGAATccaagaggaggaaaatgattGAACTGGCCTCGGAGGGAGTCCGACCAAGCCAGATATCCAAGATACTTCGG GTGTCCAGTGGGTGCGTAAGTAAGATCCTGAGCCGCTACCGTCGCACAGGACTCCTGGTGCCAAAGACCATCGGAGGGAGCCGACCACGGCTTCTCACCCCCGGTGTAATCTCTACAATCATTCAGTGCAAAAGAGAAAATCCAACTATTTTCGCTTGGGAAATTAGAAAACGGCTCACAGCAGCACGAACCTGCAAGGCCTCCAAAGTTCCCAGC GTGTCGTCTATAAATCGGATTTTAAGAAAGATCCACTTGGACCATGGACCAATGTGCATGGAGATCAATGCGCACATCACGACGGAACAGG GTTTTGACGCCATGATTCAAGAAGAAgtaaatgagagagagatgttaGAGACTGTATGCAGTGATGACAAGAAGCATAAAGGTGTCCAGCACCGAAACCGCACCACTTTCACcccagagcagagcagagcactTGAGCAAG AATTTTCTCACAGCCACTACGCAGATATATACACAAGAGAGAAACTGTCAGCTGAGATCAAACTTCCTGAGGATACCATAAAG GTCTGGTTTTCAAACAGACGGGCCAAGTGGAGGAGGGAAGCCAAACAAAGAAGCAGCACGCAAA CTACAGACCTTCAAAAACAAAAGGATTTTTATCCTGTGAATCCCACAATGCCACACAGCTTCACGCCGCAACAG ACAACAGGAGTCTACTGTAGTGCCTCAGATGCCTGTCAGAGCTACAGCGCTGTTCCCAGGAAGTTGCAAGATGGCTACATTTTCCCAGCAGAAAGAA GTGTTGGAAATTCTGAGCGTTTGACATCCATCTCAATGCCACCCTCATCCCGCCATCAGCCGAATGACATACTGACCATGACAGAGAAGACTCCATTCACTCTCCACACAGATAGACTCACTTTCCCATTGGTTCACCATCCCACAGACACAAGGACATGCCTTCCATTGGCAACTGAGACAATAAGAACAGATTTCCCTGTAACCCACTGCTGGAATCAGCAGGGCATTTCTTTCACTTTGAGCGAGTATCAAACAGATGAAAGGTTTCTGTTTGGCCAACCCTGGGATGTGAATCCACATCGCTACCTGGACTGA